The Paenibacillus sp. YPG26 genome includes a window with the following:
- a CDS encoding DMT family transporter: protein MNRNILLAGITYCLIPVLAWGGMFPVMQVALKVLDPFYFTTIRYICAGLILLGMLIVFEGKNVLRLEGKSWKLLFFGAAGFSGFGFLTFVGQQLSGPSGAIIASVIMSLMPIMTMCVNWAMNKSKPKPSIFISIFIALSGALLVITNGDPSLIVQTKEHIGASLLIMLGALCWVVYTIGASQFAGWPPLRYTALTTCFGSLMNILIVLSATVFGSLTMPSAERIGSAGWELLYMILIAGVLAVFTWNVGNKILKPENGMLFMNIVPVTTVTISALQGVEIGRLQFAGILIVIVALVMNNLIQRQRKEAGEYAK from the coding sequence ATGAATAGAAACATTTTATTAGCGGGTATCACCTATTGTTTGATTCCCGTGCTGGCGTGGGGAGGCATGTTTCCCGTTATGCAAGTTGCCTTGAAGGTTCTCGATCCGTTCTATTTCACGACGATTCGCTACATTTGCGCTGGGCTCATTCTTTTGGGAATGCTGATCGTTTTCGAAGGAAAGAACGTTCTCCGATTGGAGGGTAAATCATGGAAGTTATTGTTTTTTGGAGCTGCTGGGTTTTCGGGCTTCGGTTTTCTTACCTTTGTCGGACAACAACTCAGCGGACCGTCAGGCGCAATCATTGCCTCCGTTATCATGTCGTTAATGCCAATAATGACGATGTGCGTAAATTGGGCTATGAATAAAAGCAAACCCAAGCCGTCTATTTTTATTTCAATTTTCATTGCGCTTTCAGGCGCATTGCTAGTCATAACAAATGGCGATCCATCCCTAATTGTTCAAACCAAAGAGCATATTGGCGCCAGTCTGCTGATTATGCTTGGTGCTCTATGCTGGGTCGTCTATACGATTGGCGCTAGTCAATTTGCAGGTTGGCCTCCGCTTCGCTACACCGCTTTGACAACGTGTTTCGGATCCTTGATGAATATTTTAATCGTGCTGTCGGCAACGGTATTCGGATCCTTGACGATGCCAAGCGCGGAGAGGATCGGAAGCGCAGGATGGGAACTGTTGTATATGATCTTGATCGCAGGTGTACTTGCTGTATTCACATGGAACGTCGGCAATAAAATCTTGAAGCCAGAGAACGGCATGCTATTTATGAACATCGTCCCTGTGACAACAGTCACGATCAGTGCCCTCCAGGGCGTTGAAATTGGAAGGTTGCAGTTTGCAGGGATCCTCATCGTGATCGTCGCACTGGTGATGAATAATTTGATTCAGAGACAGAGGAAAGAGGCAGGTGAATATGCTAAATGA